Proteins from a single region of Gordonia hongkongensis:
- a CDS encoding helix-turn-helix domain-containing protein, which translates to MEQHENWQRALAKRVGEAVKSARGEMSAVELSTKCEKLGLPIHRTTLSKIEKGRSSFDLAELIVLARALDVPPLGLIYPDQPDGKVEVWPGTQVRSIDAAQWFSGEGGLRYNGKRDWLTDALTTDLPISDARRIEADHQNWLRAVEQVDKSRTDNAPDPEVALAQTLEKTRRQALAGRIALAILSGLSIDLGRYPDQIAEAVRTIVRYHADSDLDLFEEALDRGEDLTRGSDGG; encoded by the coding sequence ATGGAGCAACACGAGAATTGGCAGCGCGCACTGGCGAAGAGGGTGGGCGAAGCGGTGAAGTCCGCTCGGGGTGAGATGAGCGCGGTCGAGCTGTCTACCAAGTGCGAGAAGCTAGGTCTACCGATCCACCGCACGACACTGTCGAAGATCGAAAAGGGCCGTAGCTCATTCGATTTGGCCGAACTGATCGTGTTGGCTCGGGCACTTGACGTCCCGCCGCTCGGGTTAATCTACCCGGACCAACCCGACGGCAAAGTTGAGGTGTGGCCGGGGACCCAAGTCCGGTCGATCGATGCGGCGCAGTGGTTCTCAGGTGAAGGTGGACTGCGCTACAACGGCAAGCGGGATTGGTTGACCGACGCGCTGACTACCGACCTACCGATCAGCGACGCGCGCCGGATTGAAGCCGATCATCAGAACTGGCTGCGGGCGGTTGAGCAAGTCGACAAGTCGAGAACAGACAACGCTCCCGATCCCGAAGTCGCGCTAGCACAGACGCTCGAAAAGACGCGGCGCCAAGCGCTTGCCGGCCGTATCGCACTGGCGATACTGAGCGGCTTGAGCATCGATCTCGGTCGATACCCCGATCAGATCGCGGAGGCAGTCAGGACGATCGTTCGGTACCACGCCGACAGTGATCTGGACCTGTTCGAGGAAGCACTAGACCGCGGCGAGGACCTCACGAGGGGCAGCGATGGCGGGTAG
- a CDS encoding DUF2742 domain-containing protein, producing the protein MSYGVNWGAVRDFVCRLPARPKTTIIAGSPEWCALDDDDPAKLAALITAGSRWVLETECTEIQNRRDAEKAAAVDLAQARDWAAVAQRIRDRDTALRNGAYIARKAAS; encoded by the coding sequence ATGTCCTACGGCGTCAACTGGGGGGCGGTGCGCGACTTCGTGTGCCGCCTCCCGGCGCGTCCCAAAACCACCATCATCGCGGGCAGCCCGGAGTGGTGCGCCCTCGACGACGACGACCCCGCTAAGCTCGCTGCCCTCATCACCGCCGGATCTCGGTGGGTCCTGGAGACCGAGTGCACCGAGATCCAGAACCGCCGAGACGCCGAGAAAGCCGCGGCCGTCGACCTCGCACAAGCACGTGACTGGGCAGCGGTCGCCCAACGAATCCGAGATCGAGACACCGCACTGCGCAACGGCGCCTACATCGCAAGGAAAGCAGCATCGTGA
- a CDS encoding vWA domain-containing protein produces MTLSARLGSLAILCLLVAACSTSGDGSPSSPSESTTASADTSPVVVVLDGSESMLTADAPGPRIDAARAAVTDFATGLPDGTPFGLVAYGNTLSAKTTRQAAGCQDVTTIMDLAPIDKGAATEAIAGVEAQGWTPLSKALTQGVELLAGSGGSVVLVSDGEANCPPDPCDTAQQLRARYPDVTISTIGFRATNIQLECIAREGGGVYITADNSQQLAARIAAARDADSASTKLTNTGLAGVNLGSRADEIRATTPGFPELSTGTVDGDRVVVRWRDCEWVFADGVLVEIRPLGSAVTTVDGVTVGTPMSRVVELFGKPVRDDKATSTAYFAADEPRGIALKVSYDGDVASGTVKTLTLCTCLPKPASQDEADNCGPTADFPKLRVVARGVDCQTALRLVERYVDDPRTQRGDRGAQLDSWGCNILGAAEIEAGEPVIRCTRPDGAQVTVEEPRGASTENTAPTKQQVCDAWQKVSDLYRTRNLINSRGPSGGLEAVARLGELAQQFPAEALRWEGAQLSEAADSGSVTLTEFNSKQNLKAFC; encoded by the coding sequence GTGACGCTATCCGCCCGGTTGGGCTCTCTGGCCATCCTCTGTCTCCTTGTGGCCGCATGTAGCACGTCGGGCGACGGCAGCCCGAGCTCCCCGTCGGAGAGCACGACCGCGTCCGCCGACACCTCCCCTGTCGTGGTCGTGCTCGACGGATCAGAGTCGATGCTGACTGCCGACGCTCCCGGCCCCCGCATCGACGCTGCACGCGCCGCCGTGACGGATTTTGCGACGGGCCTCCCCGACGGCACACCGTTCGGACTCGTCGCCTACGGGAACACGCTCAGCGCGAAAACGACGCGCCAGGCGGCCGGCTGCCAGGACGTCACGACGATCATGGATCTGGCACCCATCGACAAGGGGGCAGCAACCGAAGCCATCGCCGGTGTCGAGGCCCAGGGATGGACCCCGCTATCGAAGGCTCTCACCCAAGGTGTCGAGCTGCTGGCGGGCAGCGGAGGGTCCGTCGTTCTGGTCTCCGACGGAGAGGCAAACTGCCCGCCCGATCCCTGCGACACGGCCCAGCAGCTGCGCGCTCGCTACCCCGACGTCACGATCAGCACCATCGGCTTCCGTGCGACGAACATCCAGCTGGAGTGCATCGCCCGCGAGGGCGGCGGTGTGTACATCACGGCAGACAACTCGCAACAGCTCGCCGCACGGATTGCCGCCGCCCGTGACGCCGACTCGGCGTCGACGAAGCTGACCAACACCGGCCTGGCCGGGGTCAACCTGGGGTCTCGGGCCGACGAGATCCGAGCGACGACACCTGGCTTCCCGGAGCTGTCCACGGGAACCGTGGACGGCGACCGCGTAGTCGTGCGCTGGCGGGACTGCGAGTGGGTATTCGCCGACGGCGTCCTGGTCGAGATCCGCCCGCTCGGATCGGCGGTCACGACAGTCGACGGGGTGACGGTCGGCACTCCGATGAGTCGCGTCGTCGAACTGTTCGGCAAGCCGGTTCGTGACGACAAGGCCACGTCCACAGCATATTTCGCCGCAGATGAACCCCGCGGTATCGCGCTCAAGGTTTCCTACGACGGCGATGTCGCCAGCGGTACCGTCAAGACTCTCACCCTGTGCACGTGCCTGCCGAAACCGGCTTCACAGGACGAGGCCGACAACTGCGGGCCCACAGCCGATTTCCCGAAGCTTCGGGTCGTCGCCAGAGGTGTTGACTGCCAGACCGCGCTCCGGCTCGTCGAACGCTACGTCGACGATCCCCGCACCCAACGCGGTGATCGCGGCGCGCAACTCGATTCGTGGGGATGCAACATCCTCGGCGCCGCGGAAATCGAGGCGGGCGAGCCGGTCATCCGGTGCACCCGACCCGACGGCGCACAGGTCACGGTCGAGGAACCGAGAGGCGCTTCGACGGAGAACACGGCCCCGACGAAGCAGCAGGTCTGCGACGCCTGGCAAAAGGTCTCTGACCTCTACCGCACCAGGAATCTCATCAACTCTCGCGGCCCATCGGGTGGTCTGGAAGCCGTTGCGAGACTTGGTGAACTCGCCCAGCAGTTTCCCGCCGAGGCGCTTCGATGGGAAGGAGCTCAACTATCTGAGGCTGCCGACAGCGGCTCGGTCACTTTGACGGAGTTCAACTCGAAACAGAACCTGAAGGCCTTCTGCTGA
- a CDS encoding site-specific integrase, with protein sequence MTAHIERLRADGDLSPVSIDVYDRAVAAVRPRMAGLKVSDLDPALLQDLLAGIRRAHGDRERAVRAVLNAVLTRAVMAKAIDSNPMRELGKVRRRGDGPKGAPALDPAEVLRAFKRVRTSAYCRRADLRDPVLTLMGTGVRRSEVLGIRWTDVDLEARTATIAGRVVRVKADGLVWLSATKSGAPGRTVPLPTFVVDALAERRKRRSSDVWVFPSSAGTLRDPDNFNKQWRRARGLFDLESVTSHSWRKTLATVIDEAGLSARVGADQLGHARPSMTQDVYWKRGVVHAEVAAAIDRIVR encoded by the coding sequence ATGACGGCCCACATCGAGCGTCTACGCGCGGACGGCGACCTGTCCCCCGTCTCGATCGACGTCTACGACCGCGCCGTCGCCGCGGTTCGTCCCCGGATGGCTGGACTGAAAGTGTCCGACCTGGACCCGGCTCTCTTGCAGGATTTGCTGGCGGGGATTCGGCGTGCCCACGGCGATCGGGAACGGGCTGTGCGCGCTGTCCTGAACGCTGTGCTGACCAGGGCGGTGATGGCGAAGGCGATCGACTCTAATCCGATGAGGGAGCTCGGAAAGGTGCGACGTCGCGGCGACGGGCCGAAGGGTGCGCCGGCTCTGGACCCCGCCGAGGTGTTGCGGGCCTTCAAGCGGGTGAGGACGTCTGCGTATTGCCGGCGGGCGGATCTCCGCGACCCGGTGCTGACGCTCATGGGGACGGGCGTGCGGCGCAGTGAGGTGTTGGGCATCCGGTGGACGGACGTAGACCTGGAGGCTAGGACAGCGACCATCGCGGGCCGGGTCGTCAGGGTCAAGGCGGACGGCCTGGTGTGGCTCTCTGCGACGAAGAGTGGCGCCCCAGGCCGGACGGTGCCGTTGCCGACGTTCGTCGTCGACGCGCTAGCTGAGCGGCGGAAGCGGCGGTCGTCGGACGTGTGGGTGTTCCCGTCGTCGGCAGGTACGTTGCGGGACCCTGACAACTTCAACAAGCAGTGGCGGCGAGCGCGTGGCCTGTTCGATCTCGAGTCTGTGACGTCTCACTCCTGGCGGAAGACGCTGGCGACTGTGATCGACGAGGCCGGTCTCTCAGCCCGCGTCGGCGCCGACCAGCTCGGGCATGCACGGCCCTCGATGACCCAGGATGTGTACTGGAAACGGGGCGTCGTCCACGCCGAGGTGGCCGCAGCGATCGACAGGATCGTGCGCTGA